ATACGTCGGCAACTTTGCGCTTTTTGTTTTCCACCTGAAAAATAGACCAGGTGAGGTTCGGACGATTGAACCCGCTAACCAGGACAAACGGATTCTTGAGTTGAAGATGCAGCAGGATGTCATCACGCACTGGGGGCGTTGCTGTAGCCGTAAGGGCAACAATAGGCACATCGGGGACGAGCTCCCGCAGGCTTGCAATCTGGAGGTATGCCGGCCGAAAATCGTAACCCCACTCGCTGATGCAGTGGGCTTCATCTACTGCGATGAGTTGCACCTTCATCCGCTCAATTCGGGCGAGAAACATCTCGTTTTGTAGCCGCTCAGGGGCAAGGTAAACCAACTTGTAGCGTCCGTGCTCGATATCTGTCCATCGCTGGTCGATTTCAGATGGCCGGAGGCTGCTGTTGATGAACGTGGCCGGCACACCCAGCTTATCCAGCCGCTGTACCTGATCCTGCATGAGGGCAATGAGTGGCGATATCACCAGCGTTATACCCGGAAGCATCAACGCCGGCACCTGGTAGCAAATAGACTTCCCGCCCCCCGTAGGCAGAATACCAAGCGCATCCCGATTATTCAAAAGTGCGGCAATGATGTCCCACTGCCCATCTCTGAACGTATCGTAGCCCCAGTATTGTCGCAGAATAGCCTCTGCGCCCTGCTTTTGCTGATTCTTACCCATTTACACGGAATGCTTTAAAACACCAGGCAACCAACGCGCGGTTTGTGTATAAGATGCTTTACGTACCCATTCTATACCTCAATCCAGACAATTTCCAGTTCAGTGCAAGCCACAGCCCCTCTTGTGTCCATTGTTATTGTCACCTGGAATGGCCTGTCTCTCCTGAAGCAGTGCCTGCCGTCTGTTGTTGCATCGGGTTTTCACAGTTTTGAAATTGTACTTGCGGACAACGCCTCCACCGATGACTCCGCGGCCTGGGTACAGGCAACCTACCCGGATGTCAAAATTGTACAGCATCCCGAAAACTGGGCGTTTTGCAAGGGCAACAACGAAGCCATACCGCATACCTCCGGCAAGTACATTGTACTGCTTAACAACGATGTTGAAGTCACCCCTGGTTGGCTGGACCCGCTGGTAGAGGTGATGGAAAACGACAAACAAGTTGCCGCTGTTCAACCCAAGTTATTGCAGTATACTGCACGCAACACGTTTGAATACGCTGGTGGTGCGGGCGGCCATATGGATAAATATGGCTACCCCTTCACCCGCGGCCGGCTCTTCTTCTCTATGGAAGGAGACACCGGACAGTACGACAACGCGTGTGACATATTCTGGGCAACTGGCGCAGCAGTTATGTTCAGGAAATCTGCGCTGGACGAAGTAGGCCTGCTCGACGAGACCTTCTTCATGCATATGGAGGAAATTGACCTTTGCTGGCGCTTGAAACGCGCGGGTTATCGCATAAAGGTAGCGCCGGCCAGTATGGTCTACCATATCGGCGGCGCATCCCTGCCGCAAGGCAACAGCAAGAAGACCTACCTGAACTTCCGCAACAACCTC
This portion of the Bacteroidota bacterium genome encodes:
- a CDS encoding glycosyltransferase family 2 protein, with the protein product MQATAPLVSIVIVTWNGLSLLKQCLPSVVASGFHSFEIVLADNASTDDSAAWVQATYPDVKIVQHPENWAFCKGNNEAIPHTSGKYIVLLNNDVEVTPGWLDPLVEVMENDKQVAAVQPKLLQYTARNTFEYAGGAGGHMDKYGYPFTRGRLFFSMEGDTGQYDNACDIFWATGAAVMFRKSALDEVGLLDETFFMHMEEIDLCWRLKRAGYRIKVAPASMVYHIGGASLPQGNSKKTYLNFRNNLIMLYKNLPPAIWRKRFIVRAMLDALAMARALLTGQFSEFGAIFRAYLDAHSMSRKHITERPASIDTRALPSYNRSIVLDYFLRGKKRFQDLPADGFKQQL